Below is a window of Cryptococcus neoformans var. neoformans JEC21 chromosome 12 sequence DNA.
GACGATATAACTTACGCCTTGGACTAGAGATAATGCCTCGCTCAACATCATTCCCATGGCCCGCAACTGAGTCCGGTTCAAAGGGACATAGGGATCACCCTCAACTTCCACAGGGGTCTCTCGCTCAGAACGATGTCTCTCCGCCCAACTTCTTATCAACGTATTTCTGTTCAAAATACCACTCTTTTTGGTTTCGCCGGTGCCAGAGGCTAGATGAGGTTTTGGGATGGCATCGAGATCTGTCGGTGATAAAGCGTGGGCGTTTGAAACAAAACCATCGGACTTGGCATTTGAAATAGGAGACGAAGAGTCACTGGGGGATGATGCTGATGGGACAGGAGGGCAAAAATCTTTCGAGAAGGCCCTTAATAGAGTCTCTCGAAGACTGGTGCCTTTGAGAATAGCTTGGTTTGACGGAGCAGCTGACGAGGGTGTAGAGACCACCAAAGGATTTTTCTTGGGCATATCAAGTGGGAACTGGGGATAGGATTCGAAAGAGTCCTCGACATAATCAGACACGTCTTGTTCAAGAGGATTGTTGTTCAGAAAGCTCATCGCCTCAAGCTGTTTCCTATACACATAGTCTGAGTGGCCAATATCAAGCCTGCAATCGGTTCTCATCAGCTTTCAGTTTCTTTACGAGCCTTAGCTCAGGGACACTCACCGCCATACACCTTGACGTATATCTGGTATGGGCACAGGACTCAATACCTGGACGACTCCCTTGGTCTTGGAGTTCACGGTAGCTAGAATAGGTCTGGATTCGTCGTCTTTGACAGCATcttggaaaggatgagTTCTTGAGAGCATGACATACTGGCCGAACCTTTCCTTGACTTTAGCACCACTCACAATCACTACCGCTGAAAGGACTCACGTAAACTTTGCAGCGTCAATCATGGTACCCTTTCCTCTGACGAACGAATATATAAAGGACCTTTCTCCCTGAGAATTATGCTTCTGGGAaacttcatctcctcttaCGTTGACAAGTGTGTAGCCAGCCTTGACAAGTTTTTCTGTACTCCACTCTTCCAGCCTTTGATTGAATAGCctggcttcttcttgtagTTCTGCTTTGAGAAGCTGACTGAAGTGTCTCCGGTATCGCTCCAAAGCAATGGATAAAGGATGATCACTCGGAAGCTTGGTCACAACCGGTTGGTATCTACGAGGTTGTTTAGCGAACATCCAATGACGGTTACGGGGTCGGAGGTGTGGGGGGAGTGGACGCCTCAGTTGACCAAGCGCGCGAGCACGCCAATCGAATCGGGTGTTGCCGTCAAGCGGGTATCCATCCGCTGCGAGAGGGATAGCAGGAATATTTGACGTAAGAGCCGTATCATCAACTGATGATGTATCACTTTCGATTGTAAAATTGAAGACGGGCGGAGTGATTTCGCTCTTCCTGGGTAGATGATGGGGAGCGGCAAAGAAGTCGGGAAATTCTTCCATTGGCGGAGCTGGGGATAATGGTATGTTTAGAGCCTCATCCCAGCTGATATTCTCATCTGGTGGGGTATAATCGGCTTCAACCCAGCCCTTAATCTCGTCTAGTTTTCCCATCTTCAGATTTTCCAGATGGAAATTAGGAGAGACCTCCTCAGCAAAGACATCGCCAAAATGCTGATCGTCAGCAGCAACAGAAAGCTGCTGAAGCTCTGCGTCACTGACTTGGGTTTCAGTCCTTGTGGGTAGTACATTTGCTGCTTGCTTCGGTTGATTTTCGAAATCTGGACTGTTGCGAAAACGTGGCGTGCGAAAAGCTGGTGCTAAACGAGTAGTCGGTGTAAATTCATCCGTTTTCCTGGGTACAGGTGTTGTCCAAGGTTGAGAAGGTGGCGGAGGTGATGGCCAACGATGGCTGGTAGAGAAATTCCAGTCTGGCAAAGGTTGAGCACGATCTGCCGACGAGATGTGAAACGCGCGATTCCTAGAGGTAAACTGGCGATCCCCACC
It encodes the following:
- a CDS encoding DNA helicase, putative gives rise to the protein MGKLDEIKGWVEADYTPPDENISWDEALNIPLSPAPPMEEFPDFFAAPHHLPRKSEITPPVFNFTIESDTSSVDDTALTSNIPAIPLAADGYPLDGNTRFDWRARALGQLRRPLPPHLRPRNRHWMFAKQPRRYQPVVTKLPSDHPLSIALERYRRHFSQLLKAELQEEARLFNQRLEEWSTEKLVKAGYTLVNVRGDEVSQKHNSQGERSFIYSFVRGKGTMIDAAKFTFGQYVMLSRTHPFQDAVKDDESRPILATVNSKTKGVVQVLSPVPIPDIRQGVWRLDIGHSDYVYRKQLEAMSFLNNNPLEQDVSDYVEDSFESYPQFPLDMPKKNPLVVSTPSSAAPSNQAILKGTSLRETLLRAFSKDFCPPVPSASSPSDSSSPISNAKSDGFVSNAHALSPTDLDAIPKPHLASGTGETKKSGILNRNTLIRSWAERHRSERETPVEVEGDPYVPLNRTQLRAMGMMLSEALSLVQGPPGTGKTRVIVETIKLLKHHFQIPHPILVCAHTNVAVDNLLAGMVKHGVKAIRTGMAERVPTDLKQYTLGIKMESHPMWTCVQTMTEKTKRLKDEIFRLDFGNPERQQKSSELKKIWRQIWGIQQSITRELLLDADVVCTTCISAISANLNSIDFPIVFLDEASMATEPLTLLPLMKGSSHVAIIGDHKQLPPVIVSQDAHAGGLSTSLFERLIHEKNVPSIMLDTQYRMHPSLAAFSSKTFYSSLLKNGTPASERPPPETAFLIPEDPIPDPSTGELRLWGEKTNLTFLNHSHLESPVLQSMANEGEAEIIVDVVTDLLHKNPDLKGSQIGIIAPYLGQIKVLSETLFASETQDSLKRILGDERTEEIQDVEIKTVDGFEGREKEVIIFSTVRSNAGGYIGFLGDWRRVNVGLTRARRALIMVGNKETLKRAKMGKIVAENLPQGGTRVWQDLMAYLEEGGMILDTDQGVD